A genomic region of Sciurus carolinensis chromosome 7, mSciCar1.2, whole genome shotgun sequence contains the following coding sequences:
- the Srsf12 gene encoding LOW QUALITY PROTEIN: serine/arginine-rich splicing factor 12 (The sequence of the model RefSeq protein was modified relative to this genomic sequence to represent the inferred CDS: inserted 1 base in 1 codon) — translation MKSKERHPCSPSDHRRSRSPSQRRTRSRSSSWGRNRRRSDSLKESRHRRFXYSQSKSRSKSLPRRSTSARQSRTPRRNSGSRGRSRSKSLQKRSKSIGKSQSSSPQKQTSSGTKSRSHGRHSDSIARSPCKSPKGYTNSETKAQTAKHSHFRSHSRSRSYRHKNSW, via the exons ATGAAATCAAAAGAACGTCATCCTTGTTCTCCAAGTGATCATAGGAGATCAAGAAGCCCCAGCCAAAGGAGAACTCGAAGTAGAAGTTCTTCATGGGGAAGAAACAGGAGGCGGTCAGATAGCCTTAAAGA GTCTCGACACAGGCGAT CTTACAGCCAGTCTAAATCTCGTTCCAAATCACTACCGAGGCGGTCTACCTCAGCAAGGCAGTCAAGAACTCCAAGAAGGAATTCTGGTTCTAGAGGACGGTCAAGGTCCAAGTCCTTACAAAAAAGGTCCAAGTCAATAGGAAAATCACAATCAAGTTCACCTCAAAAGCAGACTAGCTCAGGAACAAAATCAAGATCACATGGAAGACATTCTGACTCCATAGCAAGATCCCCATGTAAATCTCCCAAAGGGTATACCAATTCTGAAACTAAAGCACAAACAGCAAAACATTCTCATTTTCGGTCACATTCCAGATCTCGGAGTTATCGTCATAAAAACAGTTGGTGA